The Campylobacter sp. RM10537 genome has a segment encoding these proteins:
- the ligA gene encoding NAD-dependent DNA ligase LigA translates to MTKEDYLRKVALANEWMKAYYEKDEPLASDEEYDALIRELKTFESQNENDISPNSPTQKIAPTIQSEFKKITHLSRMWSMEDVFNEEELRAWAKRAKCENNFFIEPKFDGASLNLLYENGKLISGATRGDGELGEDITLNVFEIDNIPKTISYKEKIEIRGEVVILKDDFEKINEKRAQLNQSLFANPRNAASGSLRQLDTRITKERNLKFYPWGVGENSLNFKKHSEIMNFIRELGFLKDDFVRLCKDLDEVLFSYKELLSLRDQKPMMMDGMVVRVDDLILCKELGYTVKFPKFMAAFKFPALEKTTRLIGINLQVGRSGVITPVAVLEPVNLDGVVVKSATLHNFDEIERLDVKINDFVSVIRSGDVIPKITKVFKERRDGLELNVSRPKFCPTCQSELLDEGTLIKCQNIDCTDRLLNSIIHFVSKKCLNIDGLGENIIELLYKNKKIKTIESIFSLKYKDFEDLEGFKQKKINNILNAIDNARECELFRFITALGIEHIGEVAAKKLSSNFGLDWYKQNFESYLNLEGFGEQMATSLCEFTRVNQTRICEFYHILKLKVEQLEIKDDSIILGKTFVITGTLSKSRDHFKNLIEKLGGKVSSSVSKKTDFVLFGEEAGSKLHKAKELGIKCINESDFQELIK, encoded by the coding sequence CACCTAACTCACCAACACAAAAAATAGCTCCTACTATACAGAGTGAATTTAAAAAAATCACTCATCTAAGTCGTATGTGGTCCATGGAAGATGTTTTTAATGAAGAAGAATTAAGAGCTTGGGCAAAGCGTGCAAAATGTGAAAATAATTTTTTTATAGAGCCAAAATTTGATGGAGCGAGCTTAAATTTACTTTATGAAAATGGTAAATTAATTAGCGGTGCTACAAGAGGAGATGGAGAGCTAGGGGAAGATATTACATTAAATGTTTTTGAGATTGATAATATTCCTAAAACAATTTCTTATAAAGAAAAAATCGAGATTCGCGGTGAAGTTGTGATTTTAAAAGATGATTTTGAAAAAATCAACGAAAAAAGAGCCCAATTAAACCAAAGTTTATTTGCAAATCCAAGAAATGCAGCAAGTGGAAGTTTAAGACAACTTGATACGAGAATTACTAAAGAAAGAAATTTAAAATTTTATCCTTGGGGGGTTGGTGAAAATTCTTTAAATTTTAAAAAACATAGCGAAATTATGAATTTTATCAGAGAACTAGGTTTTTTAAAAGATGATTTTGTTAGGCTTTGTAAAGATTTGGATGAGGTTTTGTTTTCCTATAAAGAACTTTTATCTTTAAGAGATCAAAAACCTATGATGATGGATGGTATGGTAGTTAGAGTTGATGATTTGATACTTTGTAAAGAGCTTGGTTATACGGTTAAATTTCCAAAATTTATGGCAGCTTTTAAATTTCCAGCTCTTGAAAAAACGACACGTTTAATCGGGATTAATTTACAAGTAGGAAGAAGCGGCGTGATCACTCCTGTTGCTGTTTTAGAGCCTGTAAATTTAGATGGGGTTGTGGTAAAATCTGCCACTTTACATAATTTTGATGAAATTGAAAGATTGGATGTAAAAATCAATGATTTTGTTAGTGTTATAAGAAGTGGAGATGTTATACCTAAAATCACTAAGGTTTTCAAAGAAAGACGAGATGGTCTGGAGCTTAATGTTTCACGTCCTAAGTTTTGCCCTACTTGTCAAAGTGAGCTTTTGGATGAAGGAACACTTATAAAGTGTCAAAATATAGATTGTACCGATAGACTTTTAAATTCAATCATACATTTTGTTTCTAAAAAGTGCTTAAATATAGATGGGCTTGGTGAAAATATAATCGAACTTTTGTATAAAAATAAAAAAATTAAAACCATTGAGAGTATTTTTTCTTTGAAATATAAAGATTTTGAAGATTTAGAAGGTTTTAAACAGAAAAAAATTAATAATATTTTAAATGCTATAGACAATGCAAGAGAGTGTGAATTATTTCGTTTCATCACAGCTTTGGGAATTGAACATATAGGAGAAGTGGCGGCTAAAAAATTAAGTTCAAATTTCGGTTTAGATTGGTATAAGCAAAATTTTGAATCTTATTTAAATTTAGAGGGTTTTGGAGAGCAAATGGCGACTAGTTTATGTGAATTTACTCGTGTTAATCAAACTAGAATTTGCGAGTTTTATCACATTTTAAAATTAAAAGTAGAGCAATTAGAGATTAAAGATGACAGTATTATTTTAGGAAAAACTTTTGTAATAACTGGAACGCTTTCTAAATCAAGAGATCATTTTAAAAATTTAATAGAAAAATTAGGTGGAAAGGTTAGTAGCTCTGTATCTAAAAAAACAGATTTTGTGCTTTTTGGAGAAGAGGCTGGTTCTAAATTACATAAAGCAAAAGAGCTTGGCATCAAGTGTATCAATGAAAGTGATTTTCAAGAATTAATAAAATGA
- a CDS encoding bifunctional riboflavin kinase/FAD synthetase, which translates to MNIFTTTAKNKIKSLAIGSFDGLHLGHQKLIDLLDEFGAMLIIDKFLGRKLCTHKEKQILSKKQIINLDFESIKNLDGKEFLYFLKKEFVSLECIIVGYDFCFGKNKAYKAKDIEKLSGIKTIIVDEFCIDGLSVHTSLIKEFLAKGKIEKANLLLGRNYSIKGKHVKGQGLGSKELYATLNLKCDNYVLPKEGVYATLTQIKDKIYKSVSFLGLRSSDGKFAIESHILEEFNQKVALGEIIEIQFIFFLRENCKFQDLIQLKKQISKDIQMAKNYLKDSK; encoded by the coding sequence TTGAATATTTTTACCACTACAGCAAAAAATAAGATAAAATCTTTAGCTATTGGTTCTTTTGATGGTCTGCATTTAGGACATCAAAAGCTTATAGATTTGTTGGATGAATTTGGTGCGATGTTAATCATAGATAAATTTCTAGGTAGAAAGCTTTGCACCCATAAAGAAAAGCAAATTTTATCAAAAAAGCAAATTATAAATCTTGATTTTGAAAGTATTAAAAATTTAGATGGTAAAGAATTTTTATATTTTTTAAAAAAAGAATTTGTTTCTTTAGAATGCATTATTGTTGGTTATGATTTTTGTTTTGGTAAAAATAAAGCTTATAAAGCCAAAGATATAGAAAAATTAAGCGGAATAAAAACAATCATAGTGGATGAATTTTGTATTGATGGATTAAGTGTGCATACAAGTTTAATTAAAGAATTTCTAGCTAAAGGTAAAATTGAAAAAGCAAATCTTCTTTTAGGAAGAAATTATTCTATAAAAGGCAAACATGTTAAAGGACAGGGGCTTGGTTCAAAAGAACTTTATGCAACTTTAAATTTAAAATGTGATAATTATGTTTTACCTAAAGAGGGTGTTTATGCTACCTTAACTCAAATAAAAGATAAAATTTATAAAAGCGTGAGTTTTTTAGGATTACGCTCTAGTGATGGAAAATTTGCTATAGAAAGTCATATTTTAGAAGAATTTAATCAAAAAGTTGCTTTGGGGGAAATAATAGAAATTCAATTTATATTTTTTTTAAGGGAAAATTGTAAATTTCAAGATTTAATACAATTAAAAAAACAAATTTCCAAAGATATACAAATGGCTAAAAATTATTTGAAGGATTCTAAATGA
- the tlyA gene encoding 23S rRNA (cytidine-2'-O)-methyltransferase TlyA → MRYDIFIAKRLNISRNKALELIENEEILLNLKRFKPSFDIKNLLNQELSQEEILSSKELVLELLSKTYVSRAAFKLKSFLEDKDINISNKICLDVGSSTGGFVQILLEKQALRIVALDVGDNQLHPSLRDNTKIKIVENTDLRVFKSEEKFEIITCDVSFISLHHLIFYIDELALKDIILLFKPQFEVGKNAKRSKKGVVKDEKEIQKAKKEFEKACIRLGWVLKTCEESKIKGKEGNIEYFYHYSKK, encoded by the coding sequence ATGAGATATGATATTTTTATAGCAAAGCGATTAAATATCAGTAGAAATAAAGCTTTAGAGCTTATAGAAAATGAAGAAATTTTACTCAATTTAAAAAGATTTAAACCTTCTTTTGATATTAAAAATTTACTTAATCAAGAATTATCTCAAGAAGAGATTTTATCTTCCAAAGAATTAGTTTTAGAACTTTTAAGTAAAACTTATGTTTCAAGAGCTGCTTTTAAGTTAAAAAGTTTTTTAGAAGATAAAGATATAAATATATCAAATAAAATTTGTTTAGATGTGGGTTCTAGTACAGGTGGGTTTGTGCAAATTTTACTTGAAAAACAAGCTTTAAGAATTGTTGCTTTGGATGTAGGAGATAATCAACTTCATCCTAGTTTGCGAGATAATACCAAAATTAAAATCGTTGAAAATACAGATTTAAGGGTATTTAAAAGTGAGGAAAAATTTGAAATTATTACTTGTGATGTGAGTTTTATTTCTTTGCATCATCTAATATTTTATATTGATGAGTTGGCTTTAAAAGACATAATCTTACTTTTTAAGCCTCAATTTGAAGTTGGAAAAAATGCAAAAAGAAGTAAAAAAGGCGTTGTTAAAGATGAAAAAGAAATTCAAAAAGCAAAAAAAGAATTTGAAAAAGCCTGTATCCGTTTAGGATGGGTTTTAAAAACTTGCGAAGAGTCTAAGATAAAAGGAAAGGAGGGCAATATTGAATATTTTTACCACTACAGCAAAAAATAA
- the cmoA gene encoding carboxy-S-adenosyl-L-methionine synthase CmoA, with translation MKDEIFKKNQKKQFEFDKNVASVFDDMISRSVPFYKENLELCAKLIAKIANYGVKVCDLGCSSANFLIFLASLRKDFRFFGIDNSLPMLEIAKSKASAYGLNIEFIEGNLCEFNFFNSDIFISNYTLQFIRPPKRQELVNQIYKNLNKNGIFLMSEKILFEDAFLSKNMIEIYADYKQSQGYSKFEIAAKREALENILIPYSEKENISMLENAGFKKIESIFKWANFESFIAFK, from the coding sequence ATGAAAGATGAAATTTTTAAAAAAAATCAAAAAAAACAGTTTGAATTTGATAAAAATGTGGCTAGTGTTTTTGATGATATGATTAGTCGTTCTGTGCCATTTTATAAAGAAAATTTAGAACTTTGCGCCAAATTAATTGCAAAGATCGCGAACTATGGTGTTAAAGTTTGCGATCTAGGTTGCTCTAGTGCTAATTTTTTAATTTTTTTAGCTAGTTTAAGGAAAGATTTTCGCTTTTTTGGAATAGATAATTCTCTACCTATGCTTGAAATAGCAAAATCAAAAGCAAGTGCATATGGCTTAAATATAGAATTTATTGAAGGTAATTTGTGCGAATTTAACTTTTTTAATAGTGATATTTTTATTTCAAATTATACTTTACAATTTATAAGGCCTCCAAAAAGACAAGAGCTCGTAAATCAAATTTATAAAAATTTAAATAAAAATGGTATTTTTTTAATGAGTGAAAAAATACTTTTTGAAGATGCATTTTTATCTAAAAATATGATTGAAATTTACGCTGATTATAAACAGAGTCAAGGATATTCCAAATTTGAGATTGCTGCAAAAAGGGAAGCTTTAGAAAATATTTTAATTCCTTATAGTGAGAAGGAAAATATTTCTATGCTTGAAAACGCAGGATTTAAAAAAATAGAAAGTATCTTTAAATGGGCAAATTTTGAAAGTTTTATAGCTTTTAAATAG